In a genomic window of Acidobacteriota bacterium:
- a CDS encoding polysaccharide deacetylase family protein, whose product MIFVTILFGLLVVSHVAPFPLLLDAFAPDRVVWRMPRNPAAPTVYLTYDDGPNPTATGALLDVLAREDARATFFLIDEHVTADTAPLVRRMFAEGHGVAVHANSRRPTTMLPAELAAWVEGVGDRIESMAGERPCPAFRPHAGWRSRSMLRGLARIDHQLVGWGWMAWDFNWFRPKSAGSLAGRIIDRASDGLIVVIHDGHHVDPRPDRQYAVDATAAIVPALKARGFRFASVCEALTPAPAPRAVAHRGPGTEG is encoded by the coding sequence ATGATCTTCGTCACCATTCTCTTCGGCCTGCTGGTCGTCTCGCACGTCGCGCCGTTTCCCCTGCTGCTCGACGCCTTCGCGCCCGACCGGGTCGTGTGGCGGATGCCCCGCAATCCCGCGGCCCCCACGGTCTATCTGACCTACGACGACGGGCCCAACCCGACCGCCACCGGGGCGCTGCTCGACGTGCTGGCGCGCGAAGACGCGCGGGCCACCTTCTTCCTGATTGACGAGCACGTGACCGCCGACACCGCCCCCCTCGTCCGGCGCATGTTCGCCGAGGGGCACGGCGTGGCGGTCCACGCCAACTCTCGGCGTCCGACGACGATGCTGCCCGCGGAGCTCGCCGCGTGGGTCGAGGGCGTCGGCGACCGCATCGAGTCGATGGCTGGCGAGCGGCCGTGCCCGGCGTTCCGCCCGCACGCCGGCTGGCGCAGCCGGTCGATGCTGCGCGGCCTCGCCCGCATCGATCATCAACTCGTCGGCTGGGGCTGGATGGCGTGGGACTTCAACTGGTTCCGACCGAAATCGGCCGGGAGCCTCGCCGGGCGGATCATCGACCGCGCCTCCGACGGACTGATCGTCGTCATCCACGACGGGCACCACGTCGACCCGCGGCCGGACCGGCAGTACGCCGTCGACGCCACCGCCGCGATCGTGCCGGCCCTCAAGGCCCGCGGGTTCCGGTTCGCCAGCGTGTGCGAGGCTCTCACGCCCGCTCCAGCGCCGCGCGCGGTCGCGCACCGCGGCCCCGGCACGGAGGGGTAG
- a CDS encoding ABC transporter ATP-binding protein — protein sequence MSFITLQDVHKTYRLGETLVPALRGASLELRRGEFTALVGPSGSGKSTLLNMVGCIDEPDRGAVFVEGRDVAHLSDDERSRLRNEKIGFIFQSFNLIPVLDVYENVELPLLINDRIPPGERRDRVTQAIRDVELETFARQLPDKLSGGQRQRVAIARALVTSPLLVLADEPTANLDSGTTHRIIDLMLALNDARGVTFFFSTHDEKLMSRVARIVHISDGAIVPALESQPV from the coding sequence ATGTCGTTCATCACCCTTCAGGACGTGCACAAGACCTACCGGCTCGGCGAGACGCTGGTACCCGCGCTGCGCGGGGCGTCGCTCGAGCTGCGACGGGGCGAGTTCACGGCGCTCGTGGGCCCTTCGGGCTCCGGCAAGAGCACGCTGCTCAACATGGTCGGCTGCATCGACGAGCCCGATCGCGGAGCCGTCTTCGTCGAGGGCCGGGACGTCGCGCATCTCTCCGACGACGAGCGCAGCCGGCTGCGCAACGAGAAGATCGGGTTCATCTTCCAGTCGTTCAACCTGATCCCCGTCCTCGATGTCTACGAGAACGTGGAACTCCCGCTGCTCATCAACGACCGCATCCCGCCCGGCGAGCGCCGCGATCGCGTCACGCAGGCCATCCGCGACGTCGAGCTCGAGACCTTCGCGCGGCAGCTCCCCGACAAGCTGTCGGGCGGCCAGCGCCAGCGCGTGGCCATCGCGCGCGCGCTGGTGACCTCGCCGCTGCTGGTGCTCGCCGACGAGCCGACCGCCAACCTCGACTCCGGCACGACGCACCGGATCATCGATCTGATGCTCGCGTTGAACGACGCGCGGGGTGTCACGTTCTTCTTCTCGACGCACGACGAGAAGCTCATGTCGCGTGTCGCGCGCATCGTCCACATCTCCGATGGCGCGATCGTGCCGGCCCTCGAGTCGCAGCCCGTATGA
- a CDS encoding FtsX-like permease family protein: protein MSPLWRLSLRNLSRNRRRNLATASAVALGYAALILIGAWVTRVESFLRVNAIYLQHHGHVAVFQAEGLEKAAARPARYSLTAADQAQVLEAIGGDPRVEFTGRYLRGMGLAGNGCRTVPFVGIGVELDVYRRAIAHPEVLRVNPEFAVPLRGRPLPEYRAVRGAVGLASGLARLLNKPRVHDDFPPDAELILVPDCTAPDAAAQVASDANVQLAGLSFDGSLAAVDGEVVNIFRTPSIDTEDQTVLTSLETLQELYGTDAVTYLAVYLRDGRETATFAADLARRLESAGVASAVYAYDDDRLNPFYVGTMAFLASLVTFIAFLVTSVVALGVMNAMTLTMLERTQEMGTFRALGYRRRHLLGLYVRESVLLAAAALAAGLVLAYAASALVNALDLRISPPGVPGTLRVYIMPGAGVALAAAALLLPLTSLVTWLVVRRRARLETATLLTMATA, encoded by the coding sequence ATGAGCCCCCTCTGGCGGCTGTCGCTTCGCAACCTCTCGCGCAACCGGCGGCGCAACCTGGCCACGGCGTCGGCCGTCGCGCTCGGTTACGCCGCGCTGATCCTGATTGGCGCCTGGGTCACACGGGTCGAGTCGTTCCTGCGCGTGAACGCCATCTACCTTCAGCATCACGGGCACGTGGCGGTGTTCCAGGCCGAGGGCCTCGAGAAGGCGGCCGCCCGGCCGGCGCGGTACAGCCTGACGGCCGCCGACCAGGCGCAGGTTCTCGAGGCCATCGGAGGCGACCCGCGCGTCGAGTTCACCGGCCGGTACCTGCGCGGCATGGGGCTCGCCGGCAACGGCTGCCGGACGGTGCCGTTTGTCGGCATCGGCGTCGAGCTCGACGTCTACCGCAGGGCGATTGCGCACCCCGAGGTGCTCAGGGTCAACCCGGAGTTCGCCGTGCCCCTTCGCGGCCGCCCCCTGCCCGAGTATCGCGCCGTCCGCGGGGCGGTGGGGCTTGCCTCCGGGCTGGCGCGACTGCTCAACAAGCCCCGCGTTCACGACGACTTCCCGCCCGACGCCGAGCTGATCCTGGTTCCCGACTGCACCGCACCCGACGCGGCGGCCCAGGTCGCCTCCGACGCCAACGTGCAGCTCGCCGGCCTCTCGTTCGACGGCTCGCTCGCCGCCGTCGACGGCGAGGTCGTCAACATCTTTCGGACGCCGTCGATCGACACCGAGGACCAGACGGTGCTGACGTCGCTCGAGACGTTGCAGGAGCTCTACGGGACCGACGCCGTCACCTACCTCGCCGTGTACCTGCGCGACGGGCGGGAGACGGCGACGTTTGCCGCCGATCTCGCACGACGCCTCGAGAGCGCCGGCGTGGCCTCGGCCGTGTACGCCTACGACGACGATCGGCTCAATCCGTTCTACGTCGGCACGATGGCGTTTCTCGCGTCGCTCGTCACCTTCATCGCGTTTCTCGTCACCTCGGTGGTCGCGCTCGGCGTCATGAACGCGATGACCCTGACGATGCTCGAGCGCACGCAGGAGATGGGCACCTTTCGCGCGCTCGGGTACCGGCGCCGCCACCTCCTCGGGCTGTACGTCCGCGAGAGCGTGCTGCTCGCCGCCGCGGCGCTCGCGGCCGGCCTCGTGCTGGCGTACGCCGCGTCGGCGCTCGTCAACGCGCTCGATCTGCGGATCAGCCCGCCCGGCGTGCCCGGCACGCTGCGCGTGTACATCATGCCGGGCGCCGGCGTCGCTCTCGCCGCGGCAGCGCTGTTGCTGCCGTTGACGAGCCTGGTGACGTGGCTCGTCGTCCGGCGGCGCGCGCGGCTCGAGA
- a CDS encoding RtcB family protein has protein sequence MEVVATGIEIFGDIDSRSLAQLERCRTVERDPPAALCADHHLGYSMPIGGVVGYRQHVSPSAVGFDIACGNLAVRTPLRAADLRPDLPRIMDAIWRRISFGIGRANREVVDSPVLERVAGSPVSGQRRLLDVAREQLGTVGAGNHYVDLFEDEAGWLWVGVHFGSRGFGFKTATGFFALAANRAFDAHVPQAGMDAPPVVLRLDTPLGQDYLAAMEIAGEYAYAGREWVVDTIVSRVLGTTVTDRVHNHHNFAWREQHGGEWLWVHRKGATPAFPGQRGFVGATMGEPAVILRGVDHRRSRRALYSTVHGAGRVMSRTAAAGKYKGWGAKRRQVSRGVVDFAKWKRRMRDLGIELRGGAADEAPECYKRLDEVLGAHEGTIEIEHRLTPIGVAMAGPDVFDPYKD, from the coding sequence ATAGAAGTCGTGGCGACCGGCATCGAGATCTTCGGCGACATCGACTCGAGGTCGCTCGCACAGCTCGAGCGTTGTCGCACGGTCGAGCGCGACCCGCCCGCGGCCTTGTGCGCCGACCATCATCTCGGCTATTCGATGCCGATTGGCGGTGTCGTCGGTTACCGCCAGCACGTCAGCCCGAGCGCGGTGGGCTTCGACATCGCCTGCGGCAACCTGGCCGTACGAACGCCACTCCGTGCGGCCGACCTGCGGCCCGACCTGCCGCGGATCATGGACGCCATCTGGCGGCGCATCTCGTTCGGCATCGGTCGCGCCAACCGCGAGGTCGTCGACAGCCCGGTGCTCGAGCGCGTCGCCGGCAGCCCGGTGTCGGGCCAGCGTCGCCTGCTCGACGTGGCCCGCGAACAGCTCGGCACCGTGGGCGCCGGCAACCACTACGTGGATCTGTTCGAGGACGAAGCCGGGTGGCTGTGGGTCGGCGTGCACTTCGGCAGCCGCGGCTTCGGCTTCAAGACCGCGACGGGGTTCTTCGCGCTCGCCGCCAACCGGGCGTTCGACGCGCACGTCCCACAGGCCGGCATGGACGCGCCGCCCGTCGTGCTCCGTCTCGACACCCCCCTCGGCCAGGACTACCTCGCCGCCATGGAGATCGCCGGTGAGTACGCCTACGCGGGCCGCGAGTGGGTCGTCGACACCATCGTGTCCCGAGTACTCGGCACGACGGTGACCGACCGCGTGCACAACCACCACAACTTCGCCTGGCGCGAGCAGCATGGCGGCGAGTGGCTGTGGGTGCACCGCAAGGGCGCGACGCCAGCGTTTCCTGGCCAGCGCGGGTTCGTCGGCGCGACGATGGGCGAGCCGGCGGTGATCCTGCGTGGGGTCGACCACCGGCGGAGCCGTCGAGCGCTCTACTCCACCGTGCACGGTGCCGGACGCGTGATGTCGCGGACGGCCGCCGCAGGCAAGTACAAGGGATGGGGTGCGAAGCGCCGCCAGGTGTCGCGCGGGGTGGTCGACTTCGCGAAGTGGAAGCGCCGGATGCGCGATCTCGGCATCGAGCTGCGCGGGGGTGCGGCCGACGAGGCGCCCGAGTGCTACAAGCGCCTCGACGAGGTGCTCGGGGCACATGAGGGGACGATTGAGATCGAACACCGGCTCACGCCGATCGGCGTGGCCATGGCCGGACCGGATGTCTTCGATCCGTACAAGGACTGA
- a CDS encoding RNA methyltransferase: protein MPDIAIDHAGDPRVALYRGVAEPALVGTAGRFVAEGRLVVRRLLESARLEVESVFVTPTARSALADLLESERLNLPVFVAPPAVFSEVAGFNIHRGCLALGRRPAPVRLETVVPGGEASALVLALDGVASADNVGGLFRCARAFGVDAVVVGPGCVDPFYRKAVRTSMGGVFEVPFVQAANLSATLVGLLEEGFDVVGLSPDGEATGAWRERGGASPTRLVLVVGHEGHGLAASTRAVATSVVRVPMAPRADSLNVVAAAAVVLSQVASAMGRTL from the coding sequence ATGCCGGACATCGCCATCGACCACGCCGGCGACCCCAGGGTGGCGCTGTATCGAGGCGTGGCCGAGCCTGCGCTCGTTGGCACGGCGGGACGCTTCGTCGCGGAAGGGCGCCTGGTCGTGCGCCGCCTGCTCGAGTCGGCGCGCTTGGAGGTCGAGTCGGTGTTCGTCACGCCCACCGCCCGCTCGGCGCTGGCCGACCTGCTCGAGAGCGAGCGGCTGAACCTGCCCGTCTTCGTCGCGCCCCCGGCCGTGTTCTCGGAGGTGGCCGGCTTCAACATCCACCGCGGCTGTCTGGCGCTCGGACGTCGTCCGGCACCCGTCCGGCTCGAGACCGTGGTCCCGGGCGGAGAAGCGTCGGCCCTGGTGCTGGCGCTCGACGGCGTGGCCAGCGCCGACAACGTCGGCGGGCTGTTCCGCTGCGCCCGCGCGTTTGGCGTCGATGCCGTGGTCGTCGGGCCCGGGTGCGTCGACCCGTTCTACCGGAAGGCGGTCAGAACGTCGATGGGCGGCGTGTTCGAGGTGCCGTTCGTGCAGGCCGCCAACCTCTCTGCGACGCTCGTCGGCCTGCTCGAGGAGGGTTTCGACGTCGTTGGCCTGTCGCCCGATGGGGAAGCGACAGGTGCCTGGCGCGAACGTGGCGGCGCGTCCCCGACGCGCCTCGTTCTCGTCGTCGGCCACGAGGGCCACGGGCTGGCGGCGTCGACGCGCGCGGTGGCGACCTCGGTCGTGCGCGTGCCGATGGCGCCGCGGGCCGACTCGCTGAACGTCGTCGCGGCCGCAGCCGTCGTGCTGTCCCAGGTCGCCTCGGCGATGGGGCGGACCCTATAA
- a CDS encoding class I fructose-bisphosphate aldolase, with the protein MSSSLVIAHPASRRTVVSTVTTKIHELLGPEADALLGYTAQGIEKSQLHLPGPDFVDRILATSDRSPQVMRNFQAILDTGRLAGTGYVSILPVDQGIEHSAGASFAPNPEYFDPENIVKLAVEGGCNAVASTLGVLGACSRRYAHRIPFLVKLNHNEFISYPNRYDQIMFASVEQAFELGAAAVGATIYFGSEESTRQIQEVSEAFARAHELGLVTVLWCYLRNPAFKTADKDYHVAADLTGQANHLGVTIEADIIKQKLPETNGGYNALKFGKTHKKVYSELTPADHLIEMTRYQVANCYMGRAPLINSGGASGENDFAEAARTAVINKRAGGMGLISGRKA; encoded by the coding sequence ATGTCTTCATCGCTCGTCATTGCCCATCCCGCCTCAAGGAGAACCGTCGTGAGCACCGTCACCACCAAGATCCACGAGCTGCTCGGCCCGGAAGCCGACGCGCTGCTCGGCTACACGGCGCAAGGCATCGAGAAGAGCCAGCTGCACCTGCCCGGCCCCGACTTCGTCGACCGGATCCTCGCCACGTCCGACCGGTCGCCGCAGGTCATGCGCAACTTCCAGGCGATCCTCGACACCGGCCGGCTGGCCGGCACCGGGTACGTCTCGATCCTGCCCGTCGACCAGGGCATCGAGCACTCGGCCGGGGCGAGCTTCGCGCCGAACCCGGAGTACTTCGACCCCGAGAACATCGTGAAGCTCGCGGTCGAGGGCGGCTGCAACGCGGTGGCGTCGACGCTCGGCGTGCTCGGGGCCTGCTCTCGCAGGTACGCGCACCGGATTCCGTTCCTGGTGAAGCTCAATCACAACGAGTTCATCAGCTACCCGAACCGCTACGATCAGATCATGTTCGCGAGTGTCGAGCAGGCCTTCGAGCTCGGCGCCGCGGCCGTCGGGGCGACCATCTACTTCGGGTCGGAGGAGTCGACGCGGCAGATTCAGGAGGTATCGGAGGCCTTCGCGCGGGCGCACGAGCTCGGTCTCGTGACGGTACTCTGGTGCTACCTGCGCAACCCGGCGTTCAAGACCGCCGACAAGGACTACCACGTGGCCGCCGACCTCACCGGACAGGCGAACCACCTGGGCGTCACGATCGAGGCCGACATCATCAAGCAGAAGCTGCCCGAGACCAACGGCGGCTACAACGCGCTCAAGTTCGGCAAGACGCACAAGAAGGTGTACTCGGAGCTGACGCCGGCCGACCACTTGATCGAGATGACGCGCTATCAGGTCGCCAACTGCTACATGGGGCGCGCGCCGCTCATCAACTCGGGCGGGGCGAGCGGCGAGAACGACTTCGCCGAGGCCGCGCGGACGGCCGTCATCAACAAGCGCGCGGGCGGCATGGGCCTCATCAGCGGCCGAAAGGC
- a CDS encoding DNA-protecting protein DprA, whose translation MHAEARFALALSALPGVGRRRLRTLLQRRAGHTPTSATDVAEFVRVAASGLKLRPIEAAAVDRAWDAASRLVDTCLRRDWRLWIIDAADYPSGLMRLDDPPALLFVHGGHRAVDAPRVAIVGTREPTVWGIEQAQIAAEAAVAVGATVVSGLAWGIDTAAHEATVAAGGVTWATLPSGLDLVYPPSNHVLAERMIGAGGALISEYPPGTRPHATFFVERDRLQAALSAAVVVIETGLTGGTLHTVRFARALGVPVWATLPEAAPGGTGDGAGWPEAQQGTARLVAEGVPRIEAGQVGRLVTGRPAGNLDAAGDSQQTLF comes from the coding sequence GTGCACGCCGAGGCCCGATTCGCCCTCGCGCTCTCCGCCCTGCCGGGTGTGGGCCGTCGACGGCTGCGGACGCTGCTGCAGCGCCGGGCCGGGCATACACCCACCTCGGCGACCGACGTCGCGGAGTTCGTGCGCGTCGCCGCCAGCGGTCTCAAACTGCGCCCAATCGAGGCCGCGGCGGTCGATCGCGCCTGGGACGCCGCGTCCCGTCTCGTCGACACCTGCCTGCGGCGCGACTGGCGGCTCTGGATCATCGACGCCGCCGATTACCCCTCCGGCCTGATGCGGCTCGACGATCCGCCGGCGCTGCTCTTCGTCCACGGCGGCCACCGAGCGGTCGACGCGCCGCGGGTGGCGATCGTCGGCACGCGCGAGCCGACCGTCTGGGGCATCGAGCAGGCCCAGATCGCCGCCGAGGCGGCCGTGGCCGTGGGAGCGACCGTCGTGTCGGGCCTGGCGTGGGGCATCGACACCGCGGCGCACGAGGCCACGGTGGCGGCGGGCGGCGTCACGTGGGCCACGCTCCCGTCGGGACTCGACCTCGTCTACCCTCCGTCGAATCACGTCCTCGCCGAGCGGATGATCGGCGCCGGCGGCGCGCTCATCAGCGAGTACCCGCCGGGAACGCGACCGCACGCGACGTTCTTCGTCGAGCGCGACCGCCTGCAGGCCGCGTTGTCGGCCGCGGTGGTCGTCATCGAGACCGGCCTGACCGGTGGCACCCTGCACACGGTGCGCTTTGCGCGCGCGCTGGGGGTGCCCGTGTGGGCGACGCTGCCGGAGGCGGCGCCCGGCGGCACGGGCGACGGGGCCGGCTGGCCCGAGGCCCAGCAGGGCACGGCCCGGCTCGTGGCCGAGGGGGTGCCGCGCATCGAGGCGGGGCAGGTCGGGCGGCTCGTCACCGGCAGGCCGGCCGGGAACCTCGACGCGGCTGGCGACAGCCAGCAGACGCTCTTCTGA